A stretch of DNA from Acipenser ruthenus chromosome 21, fAciRut3.2 maternal haplotype, whole genome shotgun sequence:
CTCCTTCCAGCGCTCGTTAAAACTGCCCGACGCAATGCACTGCGTGAAATTCACCCCCTCAACCGTGCGGAGCTGGAAGAGAAACAGCTAAACCGAGAGCAAGAAAGAAGTTAGGCCCCGTCCCAATAAACTCCCATGTTCAATTAAAATGACTTTTATTTGGTTGGATCCCTAGAAACGGTATTTTGAGGAAAATGTCCTCTTAACAACGGAAGGCTTCTTTTTCTTATCAGCCTTGAAGATTTTATTGACCATCGGAAGCCTCAAACCTTCGCCTTTTGAGTTGTcccttacatttttaaaagtgagTCCCACCCAAATGTAAGCTTCAGATAGCTCCACTATGTATGTTTCCATACCTGCGGTGAGGCCAGGAGAATGCTGGCTGTCCAGGCGACAGCGAGCATGACCCTGTTCCGGTGACTGGCTCTGGTGAAGCTGAAAGGACGCAGGATGGCTGTGTGTCGATCCAAGCTGATAACCACGAGCACCAAGGCGGAGGAATACATGGCAAAGAGCTTCAGGAAGTTGAGCACTTTGCAGGATACCTCCCCTGCATACCACTGGACTGTGATGTTCCAGATTGTGTCCAGTGGCATCACGATGAAGGTGATCATCAGGTCAGCGATGGTGAGGCTGAGGATCAGGATGCGGATGTGGGACTTTCTTCCCTTGCGAGCGACGCTGTAGAGCACCGCGGAGTTACTGTACCCAGCGAAGAGGAAGAAGCAGAAGGTGAGCATGACGCGGAGCTTCGCCGCTGCTGTGAAGGAAGGCTCCTTCCAGGGTTCAGAGGAGTTGGTGGCGGAGACTGTGACACCTAAAGTCACAATATTCTGTGTGTGATTGCATGAGACTGGAGACTCTGTCATCGcctgaaaaatgggaaaaaaggCCGTCATAAAGGCCTACTAGTGGCCATTATCTTGAACTGCAGAAACGTTAAATAGTTGGCCGTCAAGTTTTGGCGTGCGGTTAACCATATTTTCGATATTGCATATACAAGTCTAGCACTAAATCAAATGAAATTGCCATTCcttattaaaataatttcttgTTTCAGGGAGAATAAGTATTTGAAACTAAGAGAAACAGACCCATTGATTCAGTATAGATTTTTAACTGAACAAAGATGACATTTAGGAATGTCACATTAACAAGCTTATAAAAAATGACATTCTGTGCAGTACATGATAAAAGCAGTGAATTAATGCATGTTGCACAATGAGAATTGAGGAAGCATCTCT
This window harbors:
- the LOC131699185 gene encoding gonadotropin-releasing hormone II receptor-like, which translates into the protein MTESPVSCNHTQNIVTLGVTVSATNSSEPWKEPSFTAAAKLRVMLTFCFFLFAGYSNSAVLYSVARKGRKSHIRILILSLTIADLMITFIVMPLDTIWNITVQWYAGEVSCKVLNFLKLFAMYSSALVLVVISLDRHTAILRPFSFTRASHRNRVMLAVAWTASILLASPQLFLFQLRTVEGVNFTQCIASGSFNERWKETLYNMFTFVTLYVTPLSVMIFCYARILWEIGRQANHGRALTRSKNDHISKARLKTLKMTIVIVASFIVCWTPYYLLGLWYWFQPNMIEEMPEYIHHSLFLFGLLHTCSDPIIYGLYTPCFREDMRMCCHGVTRHKLAQKPRTVALLHVNGDNMGSVVSNRTAVQTVF